In one window of Mobiluncus massiliensis DNA:
- a CDS encoding ATP-dependent Clp protease ATP-binding subunit: MFERFTDRARRVVVLAQDEARRLNQNYIGTEHLLLGLIHEGDGIAARALETMGISLEAVRAQVIEIIGEGEQPTTGHIPFTPRARKVLEFSMREALQLGHNYIGTEHILLGLLREGDGVAAQVLIKLGADLNNVRQTVIELLSGYQGSQPQQSGRDTVGVGGGRADNPNAGGNSAILDQFGRNLTQAARESKLDPVIGRTKEMERVMQILSRRTKNNPVLVGEPGVGKTAVVEGLAQGIVRGDVPETLKDKQLYSLDMGSLVAGSRYRGDFEERLKKVLKEIRTRGDIILFIDEIHTLVGAGAAEGAIDAASILKPMLARGELQTIGATTIDEYRKYIEKDSALERRFQPVKVEEPSVEETVAILKGLRDRYESHHRVMITDAALAAAAQLADRYVSDRFLPDKAIDLVDEAGARLRIKRMTAPPELKEVDEKIAKARQAKEAAIDAQDFEKAAQLRDEEKNLTEERAAKESQWRQGEDTSESVVDEEQIAEVLAMATGIPVFKLTQAESSKLLRMEDELHKRIIGQDEAVKAVSQSIRRTRAGLKDPKRPGGSFVFAGPTGVGKTELAKALAEFLFGDENALVQLDMSEFSEKHTASRLFGSPPGYVGYDEGGQLTEKVRRKPFSVVLFDEVEKAHPDIFNSLLQVLEEGHLTDSQGRLVDFKNTIIIMTTNLGTREINKGVLTGFQASGELSTDYQRMKGKVQEELKQHFRPEFLNRVDEIVVFPQLEKGEILQIVDLMVAKLDDRMLDQGMALQLTPSARALLAHKGFDKTLGARPLRRAVQREIEDVLSEKILFSELREGQTVTVDVEPKFIKHESADKLNGTDWEFTDDAEFKFTGEDGLPEGRAQQRRKLEDVTAATIREAELAAKEAEESPDKEPAS, translated from the coding sequence ATGTTTGAAAGATTTACCGACCGAGCCCGCCGGGTGGTGGTGTTAGCCCAAGACGAAGCCCGCCGGCTGAACCAAAACTACATCGGCACGGAGCACCTGCTGCTGGGGCTAATCCACGAAGGTGACGGTATTGCGGCGCGGGCTTTGGAAACGATGGGTATCTCGCTAGAGGCTGTGCGCGCTCAGGTCATTGAGATTATCGGTGAAGGTGAACAGCCTACCACCGGCCACATTCCCTTTACGCCGCGCGCCCGCAAGGTGCTGGAATTTTCTATGCGTGAGGCCCTGCAGCTGGGACACAACTACATCGGTACCGAGCATATCCTGCTGGGGCTGTTGCGGGAAGGCGACGGGGTGGCCGCCCAAGTCCTCATTAAACTCGGCGCTGACCTGAACAATGTGCGCCAGACTGTCATTGAACTGCTGTCCGGTTACCAAGGCAGCCAGCCTCAACAGAGCGGTCGCGACACGGTGGGTGTCGGCGGTGGACGAGCGGATAACCCCAACGCGGGGGGCAACTCGGCGATTTTGGACCAATTCGGACGCAACCTCACCCAGGCTGCGCGCGAGTCCAAACTTGACCCAGTTATCGGGCGGACCAAGGAAATGGAACGCGTCATGCAAATCCTGTCCCGGCGCACCAAGAACAATCCGGTCTTGGTCGGCGAACCCGGGGTGGGTAAAACCGCCGTGGTGGAAGGCCTGGCTCAGGGCATTGTCCGCGGCGACGTCCCGGAAACTTTGAAAGATAAACAGCTTTATTCCTTGGATATGGGTTCCTTGGTGGCGGGCTCGCGCTACCGCGGTGACTTCGAGGAACGTCTCAAGAAGGTACTGAAGGAAATCCGCACTCGTGGGGACATCATCTTGTTCATCGATGAGATTCATACCCTGGTCGGTGCGGGGGCGGCAGAAGGTGCGATTGACGCCGCCTCGATTCTGAAGCCCATGCTGGCGCGTGGCGAACTGCAGACTATCGGCGCTACCACCATTGACGAGTACCGCAAGTACATTGAGAAAGACTCCGCTCTGGAACGCCGTTTCCAGCCGGTGAAAGTCGAAGAACCCAGTGTGGAAGAAACCGTCGCCATCCTCAAAGGGTTGCGGGATCGCTACGAGTCCCATCACCGGGTCATGATTACTGACGCGGCTCTCGCTGCCGCGGCTCAGCTCGCTGACCGTTACGTTTCTGACAGGTTTTTGCCGGATAAGGCAATTGACCTGGTTGACGAAGCTGGGGCGCGCCTACGCATCAAGCGGATGACGGCACCTCCGGAACTGAAAGAAGTTGACGAGAAAATCGCCAAGGCCCGTCAAGCGAAAGAAGCCGCTATTGACGCGCAAGATTTCGAAAAGGCTGCCCAGCTGCGTGACGAAGAAAAGAATCTGACGGAAGAACGCGCGGCGAAGGAATCCCAGTGGCGCCAAGGTGAAGACACCTCCGAGTCGGTGGTTGACGAAGAACAAATCGCCGAGGTTTTGGCGATGGCTACCGGCATTCCGGTGTTCAAACTCACTCAGGCAGAATCCTCGAAACTGCTGCGGATGGAGGACGAGCTACACAAGCGCATCATCGGCCAGGACGAAGCGGTCAAGGCTGTGTCCCAGTCCATTCGCCGCACCCGTGCTGGTCTGAAAGACCCGAAGCGTCCCGGCGGCTCGTTTGTGTTCGCCGGCCCGACCGGGGTGGGCAAAACCGAGCTCGCCAAGGCACTGGCAGAATTCCTCTTTGGAGACGAGAACGCCCTGGTACAGCTGGATATGTCCGAGTTCTCGGAAAAGCATACGGCTTCCCGACTGTTCGGTTCGCCTCCGGGCTACGTCGGCTATGACGAGGGCGGTCAGCTCACCGAAAAGGTGCGCCGCAAGCCCTTCAGCGTAGTGCTGTTCGATGAAGTGGAGAAGGCCCACCCGGACATCTTTAACAGCTTGCTGCAGGTATTGGAGGAGGGCCACCTCACCGATTCACAAGGTCGCCTGGTCGACTTTAAGAACACCATCATCATCATGACCACGAACCTCGGCACTCGTGAAATCAACAAGGGGGTGCTGACCGGTTTCCAGGCCAGCGGTGAGCTGTCCACGGATTATCAGCGGATGAAGGGCAAGGTTCAGGAAGAACTGAAACAGCACTTCCGGCCCGAATTCCTCAACCGTGTGGATGAAATCGTGGTGTTCCCGCAGCTTGAAAAGGGCGAAATCCTCCAGATTGTTGATTTGATGGTCGCCAAGCTCGACGACCGGATGCTGGATCAGGGCATGGCTTTGCAGCTGACGCCCTCGGCGCGAGCTCTGTTGGCGCACAAGGGCTTTGACAAGACGTTGGGGGCTCGTCCGTTGCGTCGGGCCGTGCAGCGCGAAATTGAGGATGTCTTGTCTGAAAAGATTTTGTTCTCTGAACTGCGTGAAGGTCAGACCGTTACGGTCGATGTCGAGCCGAAGTTCATCAAGCACGAATCTGCGGACAAGCTCAATGGGACGGATTGGGAGTTCACCGACGACGCCGAGTTCAAGTTTACCGGCGAGGATGGTCTGCCCGAGGGCCGGGCGCAACAGCGCCGCAAGCTCGAAGACGTGACCGCGGCGACGATTCGGGAGGCCGAACTGGCGGCTAAGGAAGCGGAAGAATCCCCGGACAAGGAACCCGCTTCGTAA
- the dtd gene encoding D-aminoacyl-tRNA deacylase, whose translation MRAVIQRVTGAKCAVNGEVTGEFAGPGLVVLLGVTHTDGTAQVEKMARKIANLRIFDASGAYDAAGGSEKLAQARGAEVSALQLGLPVLLISQFTLYGDARKGNRPSWVAAAPGEVAQPLVDAVGAALQDQGMRVERGIFGADMKVSFTNDGPFTILLDV comes from the coding sequence ATGCGGGCAGTGATTCAACGTGTTACAGGCGCAAAATGCGCGGTTAACGGCGAGGTTACCGGCGAATTTGCCGGACCTGGACTGGTGGTACTGTTGGGGGTCACTCATACCGACGGTACGGCACAGGTCGAAAAAATGGCGCGCAAGATTGCGAATCTGCGTATTTTTGACGCCTCGGGTGCCTACGATGCTGCTGGCGGGTCTGAGAAGCTGGCACAAGCGCGTGGTGCGGAAGTTTCCGCGCTCCAGCTGGGTCTGCCGGTGCTGTTGATTAGCCAATTCACGCTCTACGGAGATGCTCGCAAGGGCAATCGTCCCTCGTGGGTGGCGGCGGCGCCGGGAGAGGTCGCTCAACCGCTGGTCGATGCGGTGGGGGCAGCGTTGCAGGATCAAGGCATGCGGGTGGAACGGGGAATTTTCGGGGCAGACATGAAAGTTAGTTTCACCAATGACGGGCCTTTCACGATTCTGTTGGACGTGTGA
- a CDS encoding DUF2516 family protein: MSNVFAAINSVQTLLVLGLVLVVVGMSLYALIHALTTPAQAFPTEGKRTRNFWALLNLLALVISFLGLTPNAFVGLFGVMMALIIPAVYLADVRPAVASWRRRGKNSRGTGQRPPTPW, encoded by the coding sequence ATGTCGAATGTTTTCGCGGCCATCAACTCGGTGCAAACGTTACTGGTGCTGGGATTGGTCCTGGTTGTGGTGGGAATGAGCCTGTATGCCTTGATACACGCCCTCACTACCCCCGCCCAGGCTTTCCCAACGGAAGGAAAACGGACTCGTAATTTTTGGGCTCTGCTGAACCTGCTGGCACTCGTGATTTCCTTTCTGGGGTTGACGCCCAACGCTTTTGTTGGCTTGTTCGGGGTGATGATGGCTCTGATTATTCCCGCCGTTTACTTGGCGGATGTGCGTCCCGCCGTGGCTTCGTGGCGCCGGCGGGGCAAGAACTCGCGAGGAACCGGCCAACGTCCCCCTACGCCCTGGTGA
- a CDS encoding folate-binding protein, translating to MQVTYPSIDRTWPGTAIEAGWNHGTELLEGRGYATIPLGVLKVSGPDRWAWLNSISTQDFSNWEPASPREALILDPTGHIELSFFAVDDDSAVWILTEEPGDAAKFFQSMRFRSRVEIADVSADFAVLGYLNTGDAISPAARFWSEHSPVTWTDPWPGPVGSTTTFTTAGTSHPGDNPAAPNRKLAVVSRLDLPTFEAKAAVSGLVKADLGAWEAVRIALWRPRLGREGKPGTLPHELDWLRVAVSLQKGCYPGQETVAKLTNRGRPPRRLTFLDLDGSREELPAIGSPLTLESDGCEVGVLTSVAYHPTDGQIGLGLVKRQVDPAEMLLVKGMRAAPSIIVDPSGENPRRLDDSQLGGLLGLKARK from the coding sequence ATGCAGGTCACCTATCCGAGTATCGACCGGACCTGGCCGGGAACGGCGATAGAGGCGGGCTGGAATCACGGCACAGAACTGCTCGAAGGCCGTGGCTACGCCACTATTCCTCTGGGAGTGCTAAAAGTCTCCGGGCCGGATCGCTGGGCTTGGCTGAACTCTATCAGCACCCAGGACTTCTCCAACTGGGAGCCTGCCTCACCGCGCGAAGCCCTCATCCTCGACCCCACCGGACACATCGAGCTGAGTTTTTTCGCAGTCGATGATGACAGCGCCGTATGGATTTTGACTGAAGAACCGGGGGATGCCGCCAAGTTTTTCCAGTCGATGCGATTCCGTTCCCGCGTTGAAATTGCCGATGTGAGCGCAGACTTTGCGGTCTTGGGATATCTGAACACTGGCGATGCTATCTCCCCAGCGGCCCGGTTCTGGAGCGAGCATTCCCCTGTGACCTGGACTGATCCGTGGCCCGGTCCGGTGGGAAGCACGACTACTTTCACCACAGCGGGCACCAGCCATCCGGGAGACAACCCCGCAGCCCCGAACCGTAAACTGGCGGTAGTTTCGCGTCTAGACCTGCCCACGTTCGAGGCCAAAGCGGCCGTGAGCGGTCTGGTGAAAGCGGACTTGGGTGCTTGGGAAGCCGTGAGAATTGCCCTGTGGCGCCCCCGCCTGGGACGTGAAGGCAAACCGGGGACCCTCCCTCATGAGTTGGACTGGCTGCGCGTCGCCGTCAGTTTGCAAAAGGGTTGCTATCCCGGTCAAGAAACCGTGGCGAAACTAACCAACCGGGGACGTCCTCCGCGCCGACTCACGTTTTTGGACCTTGATGGGTCCCGCGAGGAACTTCCAGCCATAGGTTCCCCCCTGACTTTGGAGTCTGATGGTTGCGAAGTTGGGGTGCTGACCTCAGTGGCGTACCACCCCACCGACGGGCAAATCGGTCTGGGTTTGGTCAAACGTCAGGTTGACCCTGCGGAAATGCTGCTGGTGAAAGGAATGCGCGCCGCCCCAAGCATCATCGTGGATCCGAGCGGGGAAAACCCGCGCCGCCTGGATGACAGCCAGCTAGGCGGCTTATTGGGCTTGAAAGCGAGGAAATAA
- a CDS encoding beta-carotene 15,15'-monooxygenase has protein sequence MTSQPNAEMPDPSLTDTVKITRRVRREEHQAEKIEKLPKVPESLIGRVICAHPEIITALAALGMSLIFLLPSDFLTVAAAIAVVCFAYGWAHLAHLPAPRASFILLTVFGVLALLSGRIFGDFSIVAEVVGLGVLGAFIAEMVRSPREDLLNSVAGNVAGILIVSTAGAWVMLETETLWYFLLVPGAVTLIGGCIGMAMSANWQLKWRVFTGILFSVIFGLAAGSAILVMEGTSRDQLVLFAGGHLPSLTVALVSGLLLGVVFGIAFASLTVLFSGDLAPSTVSAAVSQAFIPVLAASVPLYILARLLVGQGPTLA, from the coding sequence ATGACTTCCCAGCCCAACGCGGAGATGCCGGATCCTTCGCTGACCGATACGGTAAAAATTACGCGCCGCGTGCGGCGGGAGGAACACCAGGCAGAAAAGATTGAAAAGCTGCCGAAAGTTCCCGAGTCCCTGATAGGGCGAGTTATCTGTGCCCACCCTGAGATTATTACCGCCCTGGCTGCTTTGGGAATGTCCCTGATCTTTTTGCTTCCTTCCGATTTTCTGACCGTAGCTGCAGCCATCGCGGTGGTATGTTTCGCTTACGGCTGGGCGCATTTGGCGCATCTTCCCGCCCCGCGAGCCTCTTTCATCTTGCTGACCGTATTCGGGGTGTTGGCTTTGTTGTCGGGAAGAATCTTTGGAGATTTCTCGATAGTGGCAGAAGTCGTGGGATTGGGAGTCCTTGGGGCTTTCATCGCGGAAATGGTGCGTAGCCCCCGGGAGGACTTGCTGAACTCAGTTGCGGGCAACGTGGCGGGAATCCTCATCGTTTCCACTGCCGGGGCTTGGGTCATGCTCGAGACAGAAACACTGTGGTACTTCCTCTTGGTGCCCGGAGCAGTCACTCTCATCGGAGGATGCATCGGGATGGCGATGAGCGCCAACTGGCAGTTGAAATGGAGAGTTTTCACGGGAATCCTGTTCTCGGTAATTTTCGGTTTGGCAGCCGGGTCCGCCATCCTTGTGATGGAAGGAACCTCCCGGGATCAGCTGGTGCTTTTCGCTGGAGGCCACCTTCCCAGTCTGACCGTGGCCCTAGTTTCCGGCCTGCTGTTGGGAGTGGTGTTTGGAATCGCGTTCGCGTCATTGACCGTGCTTTTCAGCGGAGACTTGGCTCCGTCAACAGTTTCGGCCGCGGTGAGCCAGGCTTTCATTCCCGTTCTGGCGGCGTCCGTTCCGCTATACATTCTGGCGCGGCTCTTAGTGGGGCAGGGTCCTACACTTGCTTGA